In Candidatus Manganitrophus noduliformans, the genomic stretch CCGGCGAGGGGGTTTTCTACAGCGAAGATGACGGGGCGCGTTGGTTTCCGCTCGAGGCAGGGACGGAAATGACCGATCTCCAGATCCACTCGTTCGTCGCCGCCGAGGGGGGCGATCTTTATGCCGGAACCGGCGGAGGACTCTTCCGCGGGCGAATTCGATCCCCCTGGGAGGCGCTGCATCAGGGATTGCTGATCGCTCCCGTCCGGACCCTCGATTATGGCGGGGAAGGGATCACCGTCGGAACCGATGGAAAAGGGGTTATCACCGGTCAGGAAGGGAATTGGATCGGGGAGAACGTGGGACTGGTCAATCTTTCCGTCCGCGGAATGGCCCGCGGCAAGACATTCCTTTATATCATCACCGAAGATGGAATTTCCAGAAGGCAGCATGGTCGGGGCACATGGGCGGCCGTGGAAGGTTCTCTCCCGGCCCGCGTGCTCTCCATTGCGGTGGACGGAATGGAGGGGGTCTACGCCGGGACGGAGGCCGGTCTCTTTTATTCCTCCGATCACGGAAAGGGCTGGGAGAAGGTGGAGGCGGTCGAACCGGGGACGATCTCAGCGCTGGCTGTGAAAGGGGAGAGGCTTCTCGCAATGATGGAGAACACCCTCTGGTCAAAATCGAATGAGGGTTGGAAAAAAGTTGTTTCCAAGGAAGGCGCCCCTTTCCGCTACATCGCCTGGAGAGACGAGGGCTCTTTCCTGGCAGCCAATGAGCAAAAAATATGGGAAGGCGATCTTAATGGCGAGTGGAGAGAGATAAAGGGGGCGCTTCCGAGCGGGGTGAGGATAACCGCTCTGTCGGTCGATCCGGAGAACCGGGAGATCCTCTACATCGGCACGGAACGGGGCCTTTTCTGGAGCAATGACGGGGGGGCCGAGTGGCATCCCGCCCGGCTTTACCAGGGGGAGCGCTTCGAGAAGCAGGTCAATCAGCTCCTCCCGCTTTCAGACGGCACCATCTGGGTCGCCACCGAGGAGAACGGGGTTTTGTTAGGGGTGGATCGGATTCCCAAAGGAGGACTTCTCGCAACGCTTCGGAAACGTTTAGGGTAAGACCGCGATCGTCGCTTCTGAAATCTTCTGATCGATAATCCGGAAGGTGCGAATTTCCGGCTTCTCCTTTTCCAAGGAAATAATCAGGTAGTATGTATCGGTATAGAAGGCCAGGCGGACATCGGTGGCCGAAGGGTAGGCCGGAGAGTGAGGATGCGAATGGTAGATCCCGAGGAGTTCTGTCCCGCTCTTTCGCATCGCTTTGAAGGCCCGGAGTTGTTCCTTGGGATCCATCACATAGCGGAATCGGCGGTCCGGCGGAACCTTCAGATCGGCGATAGCCGGATCGTCCGCCGGCAGGTTGCCGATCTGATATATTTCACTGACCACATTTTCTTTCCCTGACAGAAGACCGCAGCACTCGTTCGGCGCCTCCGCTTGCGCATGGGCGATCATTTCATCGATGAGGGTTTTTGGAATTTGGAGCATCACCCTTTCTCTGTCTAACCCCATTCTCGATCCATAGAGTTTATTAGTAAAAATGTGGGTACATTTTTGTCAGAAACGGACTGTCCCGCCGTTGGAACCTCCTGATAGTATTGAAAACTCAAAAGAATGTCAAACGTCCGTTTGACATTTTCCGGTCACATGGTACCTTTACCAATAGCACCCCTCTATCATGGTTGTCGGATGACAGCAGAAAACGGCGAAAAGAAAAGAAGGAAGGAGCGCGTCCTGGTGGTTCAGGAGGTCGGGATCAACGGCGCCGCCTCCGGCCAGGCGATTGATCTCAGCACCGAAGGGATGTATATCACGACGCATGAAAAATTCGAGAGAAACGCGACGATCACGCTCCATTTTTGCCTCGAAAAGCATGAAATCGAGGTGAAGGCCAAAGTGGTTTATCTCCATGAAGGGGTCGGAATGGGGGTGCGGTTCGTCGGACTCAAGCCGGGAGATCTCGACTATCTGAAGGGGTACATTGAGAAGGTCTCCCATTCGCACAGCTTCTCTCATTCGAACCAAAAGAAGGTCCTGATTATCGATGATACCCAGTTCTACCAGGCGGTCTATCGGCAACGTCTTCTTTCCGAAGGCTTCTCCGTCCTGGTGGCCGATAACGGCATCGAGGGGCTCAAAATTTTGTTCAGGGAGCGACCGATCCTTGTCCTGCTCGATCTGGTCATGGACGGGATGGACGGCTATAAGGTTCTCCACATCATTCGATCCCAACCGGAGATCAAGGACATTCCGGTCATCGTCTCTTCAGTGAGGGGGACCCCTAACGAAGTGAACCGCGCGATCGATTTAGGGGCCGTCGATTTCCTCGTCAAGGCGACCACCTCTCCCAACAAGGTTGTCGAAAAAATCAAAGAAGTGATCCGTCACCGGCGTCCGGCGCATTAATCCAAAAAATTGATCGGAGAGAATTTTGATACGGGACCGATTCGTCCTGCGGGAGCGGCGCGCTTATTTCCCCGGGGGGGGAAGGGTGCACGAGATTTCGTAGTCGAGAAGCTGCGTGATGGTGGGGTTTGGTCCGCAGAGATGGCACTGCTTGTTCTTTGGAACCTTCACCGTGCGGAACGACATCTCAAGGGCGTCATAAACGAGGAGTCTTCCGGCGAGCGAGGTTCCGATTCCCAAAATTTCCTTCAGCGCTTCAGCGGCCTGGAGCACGCCGATCGTTCCGGCGAGGACGCCGAGCACCCCGGCTTCTTGGCAACTGGGGACCAGCCCCGCGGGGGGAGGCTCCGGATAGAGACACCGATAACAGGGTTTCGGCTCGGAGGTCTCGTGCGGTTTGAGGGTGGTCAGTTGCCCCTCGAACCGGAAGATGCTTCCGGAGACAAGGGTCTTCTTGAGAAAAAAGCAGGCGTCGTTCACGAGGAATCGGGTCGCGAAATTATCCGATCCGTCGAGGACGATGTCGTAATCCTTGATGAGATCAAGGATGTTTTCGGATGAAATTTTTCCGAGATGAGGGACGATCTTGACGTCCGGGTTCATACTTGAAAGGGTCTCTTGGGCCGATTCGACCTTCGGGCGATGGAGTGTTTTCGTGCTGTGCAGGACCTGGCGCTGAAGGTTGGAGAGATCGACCACGTCGCTGTCGATGATGCCGAGGGTTCCCACGCCGGCCGCCGCCAGATAGAGAGCCGCGGGGGAGCCGAGCCCGCCGGCCCCGATCAAGAAAACCCGCGCCGCGGCGATTTTTTTCTGTCCTTTTCCTCCCACTTCGGGAAGGAGAATGTGGCGGCTGTATCGCTGAAGTTGCTCTTCTGTAAATGCCATTCTTATGGATGCTCCCGTATTACTCGATAATATTTCTTTCGATCGGATCGACCTTCACCCCTTTTTTCTTGAGGTCTTCCACGGCGCGCTCGATCTCCGCGGGCTCTCCCGTCAATTCCAAATCGACCCATCCGGTCTTCTCGGTCACGTCGGCCCGCCGGATGTTGGTGATGAGTTTATAATCCTTCCCAATCTGGTAAATAATCGGCTCTCGAATTTTCTCTTCCGGAAATGTAATATGAACCTTTAGACTGGCCAATTATCCCTCCCTTGGTATCCTCGTTATTCGTTAAACGTGATTACAAACGATCCTCCTGCGATGGCCGGGACGATCGAAACTTCATCCCCCTTTTTCACGGGAGTCAGGATCCCCTGATGAAAACGGATGTCTTCTTCATTGACATAGATATTGACGAACCGGCGGAGTTCCCCCTGCTCATCGCAGAGCCGTTCTTTGAGGCCGGGATATTCCTTATCCAGAAGGTTAATCAATGCGGCGATGGTTTCCCCTTCGGCGGCGACCTCTCCCTGACCGCCGGTCAGTTTACGCAAAGGGGTCGGAATGCGAACCTTGATCATTGGACTCCTCTTTCTTTATTCGAAGTATCGGCCGAGGCGGCTTTCAGCGCTTCCTGGAAATTCGCCAGGCTCGGTTGGATATTCCAGGGAACACCCAGGGCCGGTGCGACCGCCTCCTGGGTCTTGAGGCCGTTTCCGGTGATATAGGCCACCACCGATTCCCCCTTTCTGAAAAGACCCTTCTTGGCCAGCTTTTTCAGAACGCCGATCGTGACCCCTCCTGCGGTCTCCGCGAAGACCCCTTCGGTCCGAGCGAGCAGGGTCATTCCCTCGACGACCTCCTCATCGGTCACATGCTCGATCACCCCGCCGCTTGCGAGGACAACCTTGACTGCGTAGAAACCGTCCGCCGGGTTTCCGATGGCGAGCGATTTTGCGATCGTCTTCGGTTTGACCGGTTTAATGAAATCTCGCTTTTCTTTAAAGGCGGCGGCGACGGGGGAGCACCCTTCTGCCTGGGCCCCATGAATCTGTGTCTTCACCGGGGAGACGAAACCAAGATCGGCGAACTCGTTGAAGCCTTTTGAGATCTTCGTGAGAAGCGATCCCGATGCGATCGGCACGACCACGTGATCCGGCGTTCGCCATCCGAGCTGCTCCATCGCCTCGTAAGCGAGGGTTTTCGATCCCTCGGAGTAGTAGGGGCGGATATTGATATTGACGAACGCCCACGAATACTCTCCGGCGATCTCGCTGCAGAGGCGGTTGACGTCGTCATAGTTCCCATTAACGGCCACAACGTTCGGCCGGTAAATCAAATTCCCCAGGACTTTTCCCGCTTCCAGATCGGCCGGGATGAAGACGAAACAGCGAAGCCGCGCCTCGGCGGCATGTGCGGAGACCGAATTGGCCAGGTTCCCGGTGGAAGCGCAGGCGACCGTGTCGAAGCCAAGCTCCTTCGCCCGCGTGAGGGCGACGGCGACGACCCGATCTTTGAAAGAGAGGGTGAGGCAATTCACCGTGTCATTTTTCAAATAGAGATAATCGAGCCCCAACTCCGCGCCGAGATTCTTGGCGTGGATCATCGGCGTAAAGCCGGCGTTCAGGCCGACCGTCGGCTCCCCCTCGATCGGGAGGAGGTCCTGATATCGCCAGAGGCTCTTCGGCCCCTGAAGAATTTTTTCTTTCGTAATTTTTGTTTTGATGTAGTCGTAATTGTAGGAGACCTCCAACGGGCCGAAGCAGAATTCGCAGACGTGAAGGGCCGCGGCGGGATAGGTTTTGCCGCACTCTTTACATTTCAACCCTTTCATCTTGCTCATCGTGTTCTATCCTAAATTGAGGCTGATCGTGGATCGTTCATCACTAAGAAATGCTTCTCATCGTCACGCTCCCACGCTGGCGCGCCGATTTTTTTCTTTGGATTTTATGGCTGGTGATTCATTCCCTGTGATCGGAGGGGGGCCGGATCTGTATCACAGACCGGCGGTTCCTGGACCTCCAGTGTTCTGATTGTCGGATTGCCGCCGCAGAGAGGACAGTTTGGATTCCTTCGGATCGGGATCTCTCGGAACTGTGTCCGGAGGGCATCATATTTCAGGATTCGGTCGGTCAACGGTTTTCCAATCCCTAGAATCAGTTTCAAAACTTCGGTCCCTTGAAGGGTTCCAATCAATCCGGCGAGCGCCCCGAGCACCCCGGCCTCTTGGCAGGTTGGAATCAGACCCGCCGGGGGAGGCTCCGGGAAGATGCAGCGATAACAAGCGCTGGTACCGGGAAGGATCGTGAAGAGCTGTCCCTCGAATCGGAGAATCCCCCCGTGGATGAGCGGTTTCTTCGCGAAGTGGGCGGCGTCGTTGATTAAAAATTTGGCCGGAAAGTTATCGGTTCCGTCGATCACATAGTCGAAGTCGTTGAAGATTTTCAGCGCATTGTCGGCATCGAGGTTCTCCTGGTACGGAACGACCTTCACATCGGAGTTGATCGCAACCATCTTTTCCTGAGCCGAAAGGACTTTGGGCCGGCCGATATCGGAAGTATGGTGGATGATCTGGCGCTGCAGGTTGGAGAGATCGACGACATCGGCATCGATCAGACCGAGGGTGCCGACCCCCGCCGCGGCGAGGTAGAGGGCGATCGGAGAGCCCAAACCTCCGGCGCCGACGATCAGAACCTTCGCCTGCCCGATTTTCTTTTGTCCCTTGCCGCCGACTTCAGTGAGAATAATATGCCGGCTGTACCGGACGAGTTGTTCTTCCGTAAAGGCCATTTTCTTACCGCCTAAATATTAAAATATTTCTCGATGCTGATGTATCGCTCCCCGGTGTCGGGAAGGATCGTCACGACCGTCTTGCCTCGGCCAAGTTCCCGTGCAATCTGCTGTGCGGCCAGCGCGTTGGCGCCGGAGGAGATCCCGACGAGAAGTCCCTCTTGGCGCGCGAGCAGCTTGGCGGTTTTGTAGGCGTCGTCATCGCTGACGGTGATGACCCGGTCGATGATTTTCCGATTAAGAACATTCGGAACGAAACCGGCGCCGATCCCTTGGATTTTATGCGGACCGGGCTCCCCGCCGGAGAGGACCGGCGAGGCGGACGGCTCGACCGCCACGATCATCGTCTTCGGATTCTTCGCCTTGAGCACTTCGCCGACCCCGGTAATCGTCCCTCCCGTCCCGACCCCGACGACAAAGGCATCGACCTTTCCGTCCAGCGCTTCCAGGATCTCCGGCCCGGTCGTCTTCCGATGGACCTCAGGATTCGCAGGGTTCGAGAACTGATTCGGCATGAAGTAATTTGGATTCTGCTCGATGATGCTTTCCGCCTCTTTGATGGCGCCGCGCATCCCCTCCCAGGCGGGGGTCAGGACGAGCTGGGCGCCGTAGGAAGAGAGCAGGCTGGCCCGCTCCATGCTCATCGATTCGGGCATGACGAGAATCAACTTGTATCCGCGGACCGCGGCGACCAGGGCGAGACCGATTCCGGTGTTGCCGCTGGTCGGCTCCACCATCGTTCCCCCCGGCCGAAGCTTCCCGGCCTGCTCGGCCGCCTCGATCATGCTGAGGCAGATTCGATCCTTCACGCTCCCGCCGGGATTGAAGAATTCGACTTTTGCAAAGAGGCGGGCGCTTTCATCGTCGGCGAACCGGTTCAATTGAACCATCGGGGTTCGCCCGATTAATTCGGTGATGTTCGGATGTGATTTCATGAGATTCCTTGCTGGAATGGATTCAAAACAATTCCGTCCCGGAGCCGCCCCCCATGAAGAAGAGAAATTCGATTTCGTCTCCCTCCTGGATGCGGGTTTGATCCAGGCTGGATCGATCGACCATCTTGGCGTTCAATTCAACGGTGACCATTCGGGGCTCGATCTTCTTTGCTTTCAGGAGGTCCAAAAGCGTTGTTTCCTGAACTTCTTCTTGTTTTCCGTTGATTTTGACTCGCATCATGCCGGTTCCTTGACAGCCATTTTCAATCAGTGCTATATAGTAGCCAACTTATTGAGGAATATGGAAACTTATCAAATAAGCATCTCGAATGTCAAGGCATTTTAGCCGCTTCCGATAACGATGAAGCTGCATGGAGCGGGCTTCGTTTTATTTTAAATCGTGCCGCGAGAAGAAAAATTTTTGACGATTAGAGGAAACGACTAAGAATATCTCGAAGGGTAAAGATCGATGCGAGAAATGTTGAGAATATTTTTGGAGGACGGTTCTAACGCATAGTTCAATTTGTGGTTCTACCTATAGGGGGGGCTGATCGGTCAACGCCCAACAGCTGGTCCCTCATCCACCGCCTGAAAAACGCCTGCTCATCTCATCACGCTCAGAAAAACACTTCCGAATCAAATATTTCGAGAATATCCGGATCCCTTCCCGTCGGCGGGTTCCTCCTCATGTCTACCCGGTATAACCTTTTGGGACATCGGCCCTTTTTCCCTTGACAAAGTGGAAAGCTGGGGTATAATTCCCCCCAATGTGGGATGAAGTGGGATATAGCTGAGGGGGTAGCGTGTTCCTGGGGAAATACCAGCATACGATCGACGCGAAAGGGCGGTTGAGTATCCCGGTAAAGTTTAGAGAGTTTTTGAACGCCTACTCCAACGCAACCGTCATCATCACCACCGATCTCGATCGATGCCTGGCGGCGTATCCGCTTCAAGAGTGGAACGTAATGACCGAGAAGGCGAAAAAGCTGCCGACCATGGACAAGGGGGTCAAGAATTTTTTAAGATTTTTTTATTCCCGCGCGACCGAATGTCCGCTCGATAAACAAGGGCGGATCCTTCTTCCTCCGCCGCTCCGGGAGTATGCGCAGGTCAACGGCGACGTCCTCGTCGTCGGAATTGAAAATCGATTCGAGATTTGGAATCCGCAAAAATGGCAGGAGAATGAGGCGCTCGTGACCGAAAATAGCGAGCGAATTCAGGAGGCGTTGGCCAGCTTGGGGATGTGAGCGGGCGAGGCCGACGTCCACCACTCTCCTGAAGTCAGTTTTGAAGTTAAGCGTTTTTCTCTCCGTGTAAAGATTTCGATAAGAGTTGTGATCCGAGCGCCATCGAGAAGTAGAAACCCTTCAAGGCGATTCAACAAGTGCTCGCAGCAATGGTGGAACCGAATTTCTCGGAAAGAGAATCGGAAAGAGAAGATGAAGGGGGGCGGGTCCACGAGCCTGTCCTCGTCGAAGAGGTTCTCATCGCCTTGGACTGCAAACCAAACGGAAGAAAACTCTATCTCGATTGCACCGTCGGATTGGGAGGCCATACGGAGGCGATCCTTGCCGCGACAAATCCCGAAGGACGGGTTGTCGGACTCGATCGGGATGAGGAGGCGCTTGCCTTGGCGGAAAAACGGCTTCATCCTTACCGCGATCGGATCATTCTTCGTAAAGGTTCTTTCAATGAACTCTCGAGAATTGCGGCGGAACTCAATCTGAAGGAGGTCGATGGTCTTCTTTTCGACCTCGGGATCTCCTCTCTTCAATTGGATCGACCGGAACGTGGATTCTCATTTCAAAGGCCGGGTCCCCTCGATATGCGGATGAATCAAATGGAAAAAGAAACGGCGGCCGATTGGATCAATCGCGCCACCGAACGCGAACTGGCCGAAATCATCCGGACGTATGGAGAGGAGCGATGGGCCAAGCGGATCGCCTCCTCGATCATCCGTTTTCGATCGGAGAGCGGACCGATCACCCGAACGGAAGAGCTGGAGGGGGTAATCTGGCGGGCGTACCCTGCCAAAGCGCGCCACGGCCGAATCCACCCGGCGACGAGGACCTTTCAGGCGTTCCGGATGGTCGTCAATCAAGAGATGGCGCAACTGGAAGCCGGCCTTGAAGCGGCCCTCTCCCTGCTGGCGGTGGGAGGGCGGCTGGTCGTCATTTCATTCCATTCCCTCGAGGATCGGCTCGTCAAGCAGACCTTCAAGAAATGGGCGATGCAGGAGCCGCGCCGATTCGTGAATCTTTACAAGAAGCCGATCCAGGCCGGACCGGAGGAGATTGCGCGGAATCCGAGGGCGCGAAGCGCCAAACTCCGCGGTCTTGAGAGGGCCGCATGAACGAATGGTTTCGTCAGTTGGAATCGCGGATTGCATTTTTATTTCTTGGAGGGGCGATTCTCTTTTTTGCTTTTCTCTCCCTCTGGCAGCGCAACCAGATGATTCATCTCGGCTATGAGATCGAGCAGCTCCACCAGCAAAAGGCGGAGTTGCGCCGCATCCATCAAACCCTCCTGGTCGAGGCGGAGAGCTTAAGCGCGATCGAACGGGTTGAGCAGATTGCCGCGCGTCAGTTGAAGATGTCCCCCGTCCTTCCTGAACAGCGCGTCTATATCCGGCAAGCAAGAGACGAAAGGGGAACCCCGGAGGGGACGGGAGGAAGAGCGCAATGATTTTCAAACGCTCCGCCCCCGGGGAGAGGTTTGTGCCCGGTTCCTCCAGAAATAAACGTGGGGGAA encodes the following:
- a CDS encoding HesA/MoeB/ThiF family protein, with the protein product MAFTEEQLVRYSRHIILTEVGGKGQKKIGQAKVLIVGAGGLGSPIALYLAAAGVGTLGLIDADVVDLSNLQRQIIHHTSDIGRPKVLSAQEKMVAINSDVKVVPYQENLDADNALKIFNDFDYVIDGTDNFPAKFLINDAAHFAKKPLIHGGILRFEGQLFTILPGTSACYRCIFPEPPPAGLIPTCQEAGVLGALAGLIGTLQGTEVLKLILGIGKPLTDRILKYDALRTQFREIPIRRNPNCPLCGGNPTIRTLEVQEPPVCDTDPAPLRSQGMNHQP
- a CDS encoding response regulator gives rise to the protein MTAENGEKKRRKERVLVVQEVGINGAASGQAIDLSTEGMYITTHEKFERNATITLHFCLEKHEIEVKAKVVYLHEGVGMGVRFVGLKPGDLDYLKGYIEKVSHSHSFSHSNQKKVLIIDDTQFYQAVYRQRLLSEGFSVLVADNGIEGLKILFRERPILVLLDLVMDGMDGYKVLHIIRSQPEIKDIPVIVSSVRGTPNEVNRAIDLGAVDFLVKATTSPNKVVEKIKEVIRHRRPAH
- the thiS gene encoding sulfur carrier protein ThiS, whose protein sequence is MMRVKINGKQEEVQETTLLDLLKAKKIEPRMVTVELNAKMVDRSSLDQTRIQEGDEIEFLFFMGGGSGTELF
- the cysK gene encoding cysteine synthase A — encoded protein: MKSHPNITELIGRTPMVQLNRFADDESARLFAKVEFFNPGGSVKDRICLSMIEAAEQAGKLRPGGTMVEPTSGNTGIGLALVAAVRGYKLILVMPESMSMERASLLSSYGAQLVLTPAWEGMRGAIKEAESIIEQNPNYFMPNQFSNPANPEVHRKTTGPEILEALDGKVDAFVVGVGTGGTITGVGEVLKAKNPKTMIVAVEPSASPVLSGGEPGPHKIQGIGAGFVPNVLNRKIIDRVITVSDDDAYKTAKLLARQEGLLVGISSGANALAAQQIARELGRGKTVVTILPDTGERYISIEKYFNI
- the rsmH gene encoding 16S rRNA (cytosine(1402)-N(4))-methyltransferase RsmH, translated to MVEPNFSERESEREDEGGRVHEPVLVEEVLIALDCKPNGRKLYLDCTVGLGGHTEAILAATNPEGRVVGLDRDEEALALAEKRLHPYRDRIILRKGSFNELSRIAAELNLKEVDGLLFDLGISSLQLDRPERGFSFQRPGPLDMRMNQMEKETAADWINRATERELAEIIRTYGEERWAKRIASSIIRFRSESGPITRTEELEGVIWRAYPAKARHGRIHPATRTFQAFRMVVNQEMAQLEAGLEAALSLLAVGGRLVVISFHSLEDRLVKQTFKKWAMQEPRRFVNLYKKPIQAGPEEIARNPRARSAKLRGLERAA
- the ftsL gene encoding cell division protein FtsL, translated to MNEWFRQLESRIAFLFLGGAILFFAFLSLWQRNQMIHLGYEIEQLHQQKAELRRIHQTLLVEAESLSAIERVEQIAARQLKMSPVLPEQRVYIRQARDERGTPEGTGGRAQ
- a CDS encoding Mov34/MPN/PAD-1 family protein, with product MGLDRERVMLQIPKTLIDEMIAHAQAEAPNECCGLLSGKENVVSEIYQIGNLPADDPAIADLKVPPDRRFRYVMDPKEQLRAFKAMRKSGTELLGIYHSHPHSPAYPSATDVRLAFYTDTYYLIISLEKEKPEIRTFRIIDQKISEATIAVLP
- a CDS encoding sialidase family protein yields the protein MSRPKAFFLILGMVAVAGFFYLSNKPQASTIPFASMIQRKADYRPPVEGVTLYPTDGPYGVGVIQSIAAGSGETLFVGTYGEGLFRSEDGGKHWVPSNLGLRDKFIVNLMRVKGGTLYAGTIRAGLFKSRDDGRRWVSINRGLENTSVESMVSLPGGVVYAGTGQGVYVSKDEGEHWEPYNDGIGSVLVRSIVATKDGTLYAGTQGKGIFKRRPRDSQWTQIIRAFDFQGIEEQVVRALVLGKDEALYAGTLGAGIFRSLDGGVRWQRANAGLPNISIRSLSVDGRGILYAGTGEGVFYSEDDGARWFPLEAGTEMTDLQIHSFVAAEGGDLYAGTGGGLFRGRIRSPWEALHQGLLIAPVRTLDYGGEGITVGTDGKGVITGQEGNWIGENVGLVNLSVRGMARGKTFLYIITEDGISRRQHGRGTWAAVEGSLPARVLSIAVDGMEGVYAGTEAGLFYSSDHGKGWEKVEAVEPGTISALAVKGERLLAMMENTLWSKSNEGWKKVVSKEGAPFRYIAWRDEGSFLAANEQKIWEGDLNGEWREIKGALPSGVRITALSVDPENREILYIGTERGLFWSNDGGAEWHPARLYQGERFEKQVNQLLPLSDGTIWVATEENGVLLGVDRIPKGGLLATLRKRLG
- the moeB gene encoding molybdopterin-synthase adenylyltransferase MoeB, which encodes MAFTEEQLQRYSRHILLPEVGGKGQKKIAAARVFLIGAGGLGSPAALYLAAAGVGTLGIIDSDVVDLSNLQRQVLHSTKTLHRPKVESAQETLSSMNPDVKIVPHLGKISSENILDLIKDYDIVLDGSDNFATRFLVNDACFFLKKTLVSGSIFRFEGQLTTLKPHETSEPKPCYRCLYPEPPPAGLVPSCQEAGVLGVLAGTIGVLQAAEALKEILGIGTSLAGRLLVYDALEMSFRTVKVPKNKQCHLCGPNPTITQLLDYEISCTLPPPGK
- a CDS encoding NIL domain-containing protein, with protein sequence MASLKVHITFPEEKIREPIIYQIGKDYKLITNIRRADVTEKTGWVDLELTGEPAEIERAVEDLKKKGVKVDPIERNIIE
- the mraZ gene encoding division/cell wall cluster transcriptional repressor MraZ, yielding MFLGKYQHTIDAKGRLSIPVKFREFLNAYSNATVIITTDLDRCLAAYPLQEWNVMTEKAKKLPTMDKGVKNFLRFFYSRATECPLDKQGRILLPPPLREYAQVNGDVLVVGIENRFEIWNPQKWQENEALVTENSERIQEALASLGM
- the thrC gene encoding threonine synthase, with the translated sequence MSKMKGLKCKECGKTYPAAALHVCEFCFGPLEVSYNYDYIKTKITKEKILQGPKSLWRYQDLLPIEGEPTVGLNAGFTPMIHAKNLGAELGLDYLYLKNDTVNCLTLSFKDRVVAVALTRAKELGFDTVACASTGNLANSVSAHAAEARLRCFVFIPADLEAGKVLGNLIYRPNVVAVNGNYDDVNRLCSEIAGEYSWAFVNINIRPYYSEGSKTLAYEAMEQLGWRTPDHVVVPIASGSLLTKISKGFNEFADLGFVSPVKTQIHGAQAEGCSPVAAAFKEKRDFIKPVKPKTIAKSLAIGNPADGFYAVKVVLASGGVIEHVTDEEVVEGMTLLARTEGVFAETAGGVTIGVLKKLAKKGLFRKGESVVAYITGNGLKTQEAVAPALGVPWNIQPSLANFQEALKAASADTSNKERGVQ
- a CDS encoding ubiquitin-like small modifier protein 1 codes for the protein MIKVRIPTPLRKLTGGQGEVAAEGETIAALINLLDKEYPGLKERLCDEQGELRRFVNIYVNEEDIRFHQGILTPVKKGDEVSIVPAIAGGSFVITFNE